The Saccharothrix variisporea genome has a segment encoding these proteins:
- a CDS encoding ABC transporter permease, translating to MGRYVLRRLLQMIPVFIGTTFLIYALVWAVPGDPFEGKCGERDCPEAYVSAMRDKFNLDDPLVVQYGKYLGNLLQGDFGLTSAGLSVGQRIAATFPVTLKLALVALLVEAVIGITAGVVSGLRNRGFLDSLVLVSTLFLISIPVFVTGYVVQLVFGLQLGLISPTVTSPTFGNLVVPGFVLASLSMAYVARLSRAGIAENKRADYVRTALAKGLPQKRVVGVHMLRNSLIPVITFLGTDLGAFLGGAIVTEGIFNVPGVGGLVFRSILTKDGAMVTGVVTVLVLVYLLMTLLVDLLYAVLDPRIRYD from the coding sequence ATGGGCCGTTATGTCTTGCGCAGGCTTCTTCAAATGATCCCGGTGTTCATCGGGACGACCTTCCTGATCTACGCGCTGGTGTGGGCCGTTCCCGGTGACCCGTTCGAGGGCAAGTGCGGTGAGCGGGACTGCCCGGAGGCCTACGTCTCCGCCATGCGCGACAAGTTCAACCTCGACGACCCGCTGGTCGTGCAGTACGGCAAGTACCTGGGCAACCTGCTCCAAGGCGACTTCGGGCTCACCTCGGCGGGCCTGAGCGTCGGGCAGCGCATCGCCGCCACCTTCCCCGTCACCCTCAAGCTCGCGCTGGTCGCGCTGCTGGTCGAGGCCGTCATCGGCATCACCGCGGGCGTGGTGAGCGGGCTGCGCAACCGGGGGTTCCTGGACAGCCTGGTCCTGGTGTCCACGCTGTTCCTGATCTCCATCCCGGTCTTCGTCACCGGCTACGTGGTGCAACTCGTGTTCGGCCTCCAGCTCGGGCTGATCTCGCCCACGGTCACCTCACCCACGTTCGGCAACCTGGTCGTGCCCGGGTTCGTCCTCGCTTCGCTGTCGATGGCGTACGTCGCCAGGCTTTCCCGCGCCGGCATCGCCGAGAACAAGCGCGCCGACTACGTGCGGACGGCGCTGGCGAAGGGGTTGCCGCAGAAGCGGGTGGTGGGCGTGCACATGCTGCGCAACTCGCTCATCCCCGTGATCACGTTCCTGGGCACCGACCTCGGCGCGTTCCTGGGTGGCGCGATCGTCACCGAGGGCATCTTCAACGTGCCCGGCGTGGGCGGGCTGGTGTTCCGCTCGATCCTGACCAAGGACGGCGCGATGGTGACCGGCGTGGTGACCGTGCTGGTCCTGGTGTACCTGCTGATGACCCTGCTGGTCGACCTCCTGTACGCGGTGCTGGACCCGAGGATCCGTTATGACTGA
- a CDS encoding Ppx/GppA phosphatase family protein, which yields MARVAAIDCGTNSIRLLVADVTAADDGSRWLRDVHREMRVVRLGAGVDATGVLNAEALARTRAALADYTAILRRKGTERVRMVATSATRDAANRDEFFDMTREVLGVEAEVITGDEEARLSFTGAVADLDPADGPFLVADVGGGSTELVLGSWDGVTGDVEAARSVDIGCVRLTERCLPDDPPTAAQVEQAVAVASDVLAEAFEAVPTAKANTWIGVAGTVTTLVALAKELPVYDSEQIHLARLSIDQVREVTARLLTMTHDERAALGPMHPGRVDVINGGALVVRTIAEHLAAQGITELVASEHDILDGIAFSLT from the coding sequence ATGGCGCGGGTGGCCGCGATCGACTGCGGGACGAACTCGATCCGCCTGCTGGTGGCGGACGTGACCGCGGCGGACGACGGGTCGCGGTGGCTGCGGGACGTGCACCGCGAGATGCGGGTGGTGCGGCTCGGCGCCGGCGTGGACGCGACCGGCGTCCTCAACGCCGAGGCCCTGGCCCGCACACGCGCGGCCCTCGCCGACTACACGGCCATCCTGCGCCGCAAGGGCACCGAACGGGTCCGCATGGTCGCCACCTCCGCGACCCGCGACGCCGCGAACCGCGACGAGTTCTTCGACATGACCCGCGAGGTCCTCGGGGTCGAGGCCGAGGTCATCACCGGCGACGAGGAGGCCCGGCTGTCGTTCACCGGCGCCGTGGCGGACCTCGACCCGGCGGACGGGCCGTTCCTGGTGGCCGACGTGGGTGGCGGCTCCACGGAGCTGGTGCTGGGCTCGTGGGACGGCGTGACCGGCGACGTCGAGGCGGCCCGCTCGGTGGACATCGGCTGCGTCCGCCTGACCGAACGCTGCCTGCCCGACGACCCGCCCACGGCCGCCCAGGTCGAGCAGGCGGTGGCGGTCGCGTCGGACGTGCTGGCGGAGGCGTTCGAGGCGGTGCCCACGGCGAAGGCGAACACGTGGATCGGCGTGGCCGGCACCGTGACGACCCTGGTGGCCCTGGCCAAGGAGCTCCCGGTCTACGACTCGGAGCAGATCCACCTGGCCCGGCTGTCGATCGACCAGGTCCGCGAGGTCACCGCCCGGCTGTTGACCATGACCCACGACGAGCGCGCGGCCCTCGGCCCGATGCACCCCGGGCGGGTGGACGTGATCAACGGCGGCGCGCTGGTCGTGCGCACGATCGCGGAGCACCTGGCGGCGCAGGGGATCACCGAGCTGGTGGCCAGCGAACACGACATCCTCGACGGCATCGCCTTCTCCCTCACCTGA
- a CDS encoding peptide ABC transporter substrate-binding protein encodes MSRARLVLLALATILVAAGCGAAQTQTGTNTDAGITIFNTDPENPLVPGNTTEAGGSRVIDALFTGLVEYRAEDAQPVNAMAEKIDTNDSKLFTVTIKEGWTFHDGSPVTAKSFVDAWNWTAYGPNATQGASFFSQIEGYEAVHPKDPDGPEGPQEAPKPATDKLSGLKVVDEHTFTITLSEAFSVFPVTIGYEVFAPLPEAFFKDQKAFEAHPIGNGPFKFASRNVGTDIKLTRYDDYKGPDKPKFKDLTLKVYQSRESAYADLVANNLDFMEELPPNALAGQKYETDLGDRVVQRETLNMQTIAFPFYLKPYDNVDLRRAISMAINREEITQRIFEGTRKPADGWVHPLMKGYQKNQCGEYCTYNPQKAKESFAKSGYTGEILLLSNTDGGHQEWAEAVANSIKNTLGVEARFVPSTSFGEFRQKVNAHEMTGMYRAGWIADYPSIENWLTPLYRTGSSSNDGLYSNPAFDAKLAEADKAPSEEQAIKLYLEAEKMLAPDMPVIPLWTQNTIAGKSNRLKVANLHPFRKLDLDSVEVVG; translated from the coding sequence ATGTCACGTGCACGTTTGGTCCTATTAGCCCTGGCGACGATCCTGGTCGCGGCGGGCTGCGGGGCCGCGCAGACCCAGACAGGCACGAACACCGACGCCGGCATCACCATCTTCAACACCGACCCCGAGAACCCGCTCGTGCCCGGCAACACGACCGAGGCGGGCGGCAGCCGGGTCATCGACGCGTTGTTCACGGGCCTGGTGGAGTACCGCGCCGAGGACGCGCAGCCGGTCAACGCGATGGCCGAGAAGATCGACACCAACGACTCGAAGCTGTTCACCGTGACCATCAAGGAGGGCTGGACGTTCCACGACGGCTCCCCGGTCACGGCCAAGAGCTTCGTGGACGCCTGGAACTGGACCGCCTACGGCCCGAACGCCACCCAGGGCGCCAGCTTCTTCTCCCAGATCGAGGGTTACGAAGCCGTCCACCCGAAGGACCCCGACGGGCCGGAGGGTCCGCAGGAAGCACCGAAACCGGCCACCGACAAGCTCTCCGGCCTCAAGGTCGTCGACGAGCACACGTTCACCATCACGCTGTCCGAAGCGTTCTCGGTGTTCCCGGTGACCATCGGCTACGAGGTCTTCGCGCCGCTGCCGGAGGCGTTCTTCAAGGACCAGAAGGCTTTCGAGGCGCACCCGATCGGCAACGGCCCGTTCAAGTTCGCCTCCCGCAACGTCGGCACGGACATCAAGCTGACCCGCTACGACGACTACAAGGGTCCGGACAAGCCGAAGTTCAAGGACCTGACGCTCAAGGTCTACCAGAGCCGCGAATCGGCCTACGCGGACCTCGTGGCGAACAACCTCGACTTCATGGAAGAGTTGCCGCCCAACGCCCTCGCGGGCCAGAAGTACGAGACGGACCTGGGTGACCGGGTGGTGCAGCGCGAGACGCTGAACATGCAGACGATCGCGTTCCCCTTCTACCTCAAGCCCTACGACAACGTGGACCTGCGCCGCGCGATCTCGATGGCGATCAACCGGGAAGAGATCACCCAGCGCATCTTCGAGGGCACGCGCAAACCCGCGGACGGCTGGGTGCACCCGCTGATGAAGGGCTACCAGAAGAACCAGTGCGGCGAGTACTGCACGTACAACCCGCAGAAGGCCAAGGAATCCTTCGCCAAGTCCGGTTACACCGGGGAGATCCTGCTGCTGTCCAACACCGACGGCGGGCACCAGGAGTGGGCCGAGGCGGTCGCCAACAGCATCAAGAACACGCTGGGCGTCGAGGCGCGGTTCGTGCCGTCGACCAGCTTCGGCGAGTTCCGGCAGAAGGTGAACGCGCACGAGATGACCGGCATGTACCGGGCGGGCTGGATCGCGGACTACCCGTCGATCGAGAACTGGCTGACCCCGTTGTACCGCACCGGTTCCTCGTCCAACGACGGCCTGTACTCCAACCCGGCGTTCGACGCGAAGCTGGCCGAGGCGGACAAGGCGCCCAGCGAGGAGCAGGCGATCAAGCTGTACCTGGAGGCCGAGAAGATGCTGGCCCCGGACATGCCGGTGATCCCGCTGTGGACGCAGAACACCATCGCGGGCAAGTCGAACCGGCTCAAGGTGGCCAACCTGCACCCGTTCCGCAAGCTCGACCTGGACAGCGTGGAAGTCGTCGGCTGA
- a CDS encoding tetratricopeptide repeat protein, with protein MTDSTFEAFRRAEALLANRRPLEALRELAVVLEAAGDQPSVQLLAGRAYLGSAQLKRAEEAFRKVLELDPSDYYARFALGRTLQRQSRLPEALAQLRMAAAMNPTPEYQEALGEVSARLAVERDR; from the coding sequence ATGACCGACAGCACCTTCGAGGCGTTCCGCCGAGCCGAGGCGCTGCTCGCGAACCGCCGTCCGCTGGAGGCGCTGCGCGAGCTGGCTGTCGTGCTCGAAGCCGCCGGCGACCAGCCGAGCGTGCAACTGCTGGCGGGCCGGGCGTACCTGGGATCGGCGCAGCTCAAGCGCGCCGAGGAGGCGTTCCGGAAGGTGCTGGAACTCGACCCGAGCGACTACTACGCCCGTTTCGCCCTGGGTCGAACGCTGCAACGCCAGAGCCGCCTGCCGGAGGCGCTGGCCCAACTGCGCATGGCGGCGGCGATGAACCCGACCCCGGAGTACCAGGAAGCCTTGGGAGAGGTCTCCGCCCGCCTGGCCGTAGAACGCGACCGCTGA
- a CDS encoding lytic murein transglycosylase translates to MVVPPPSKTTPPRAPARGRVGNLVGRLALVAILLAVVAGGAWALSVFNRPKLHDLADPPFPVPFQPVEPGSAAPGQAGGVPPQAAPSQESSGAEPLTAWSVAVSEKTDIPARALRAYAVADLIMQASEPGCRVSWATLAGIGRVESVHGTINGARLGEDGRPSKPIIGIPLDGRPGVKAINDSDGGTLDGDTTWDRAVGPMQFIPTTWVKYAARANGDGNPPDPQNIDDAALAAARYLCSGGRDLATGEGWWAAVLAYNQSVEYGQKVFSGADAYARASLG, encoded by the coding sequence GTGGTCGTCCCGCCGCCTTCCAAAACGACGCCACCGCGTGCCCCGGCCCGTGGTCGCGTCGGCAACCTGGTCGGCCGGCTGGCGCTGGTCGCGATCCTGCTGGCCGTCGTGGCGGGCGGCGCGTGGGCGCTGAGCGTCTTCAACCGCCCGAAGCTCCACGACCTGGCCGACCCGCCGTTCCCGGTCCCGTTCCAGCCGGTCGAACCCGGCTCGGCCGCGCCCGGTCAGGCCGGTGGCGTGCCTCCCCAGGCGGCCCCGTCCCAGGAGAGTTCGGGCGCGGAGCCGCTGACCGCCTGGTCGGTCGCGGTCTCGGAGAAGACCGACATCCCGGCGCGGGCACTGCGCGCCTACGCCGTGGCAGATTTGATCATGCAGGCGTCCGAGCCGGGCTGCCGGGTCTCCTGGGCGACCCTCGCGGGCATCGGCCGGGTCGAGTCCGTGCACGGCACCATCAACGGGGCGCGGTTGGGCGAGGACGGCCGCCCGTCGAAGCCGATCATCGGCATCCCGTTGGACGGTCGGCCGGGCGTGAAGGCGATCAACGACAGCGACGGCGGCACGCTCGACGGCGACACGACGTGGGACCGGGCCGTGGGGCCGATGCAGTTCATCCCGACGACCTGGGTCAAGTACGCGGCCAGGGCGAACGGCGACGGCAACCCGCCGGACCCGCAGAACATCGACGACGCTGCTCTGGCGGCGGCTCGGTACCTGTGCTCGGGTGGGCGCGACTTGGCGACGGGTGAGGGCTGGTGGGCGGCGGTGCTCGCTTACAACCAGTCGGTCGAGTACGGCCAGAAGGTCTTCAGCGGGGCCGACGCTTACGCCCGTGCCAGCCTCGGGTAG
- a CDS encoding alpha/beta fold hydrolase, whose product MIHVERGGSGPLLVLLHGLGATGEVWRGVVDRWPGSWLVPDLPGHGRSGPLERYSFGSFAAAVAAVVPAGPVAVLGHSLGGVVALTLASGWFGVDVSAVAGVGVKLRWTPEELERAAGLATRPPKVFETRAEAVDRASKLAGVPLEHGVVPDGDGWRPVLDMAAFGVGAPDVEGLLAAAKAPVTLAAGEHDHMCPSTDLLAASPGGMVLAGVGHNAHVEQPESIDPVLAALGGS is encoded by the coding sequence GTGATCCACGTGGAGCGCGGCGGTTCCGGACCACTGCTGGTCCTCCTGCACGGGTTGGGCGCGACCGGCGAGGTGTGGCGCGGGGTCGTCGACCGCTGGCCCGGGTCGTGGCTCGTGCCGGACCTGCCCGGACACGGCCGTTCGGGGCCGCTGGAGCGGTACTCGTTCGGCTCGTTCGCGGCGGCGGTGGCGGCGGTCGTGCCCGCCGGTCCGGTCGCGGTCCTCGGTCACTCGCTCGGCGGGGTGGTCGCGCTGACCCTGGCCAGCGGCTGGTTCGGCGTGGACGTCTCGGCGGTCGCCGGGGTCGGCGTCAAGCTGCGGTGGACCCCCGAGGAACTGGAACGCGCCGCCGGCCTGGCCACCCGGCCGCCGAAGGTCTTCGAGACCCGCGCGGAGGCCGTCGACCGGGCGTCGAAGCTGGCCGGCGTGCCGCTGGAGCACGGCGTCGTGCCGGACGGCGACGGGTGGCGACCGGTGCTGGACATGGCGGCCTTCGGCGTGGGCGCACCGGACGTCGAGGGCTTGCTGGCGGCGGCCAAGGCACCCGTCACACTGGCCGCCGGCGAGCACGACCACATGTGCCCGTCAACGGACCTGCTCGCGGCCTCGCCGGGTGGAATGGTGCTGGCAGGGGTGGGTCACAACGCCCACGTGGAGCAGCCGGAGTCGATCGACCCGGTCCTCGCGGCACTGGGCGGGTCGTAG
- the eno gene encoding phosphopyruvate hydratase yields the protein MAVIEQVGAREILDSRGNPTVEVEVALDDGTLERAAVPSGASTGEHEAVELRDGDSKRYLGKGVEKAVTAVLDEIGPELVGIEAVEQRVVDQKLVDLDGTPDKSRLGANAILGVSLAVAKAAAASSGLELFRYVGGPNAHVLPVPMLNILNGGAHADTDVDIQEFMIAPIGADSFREALRWGTEVYHALKSVLKSKGLATGLGDEGGFAPNLSSNRDALDLILQAIEKAGYTPGRDVALALDVAATEFFSDGAYTFEKTKRSAEQMTGYYTELVNSYPLVSIEDPLSEDDWDGWVQMTAELGEKVQLVGDDLFVTNPERLEEGISRRAANALLVKVNQIGTLSETLDAVSLATSYGYKSMMSHRSGETEDTTIADLAVATGVGQIKTGAPARGERTAKYNQLLRIEEALGDAARYAGDLAFPRFTPES from the coding sequence GTGGCGGTCATCGAGCAGGTCGGCGCACGCGAGATCCTGGACTCGCGAGGCAACCCCACCGTCGAGGTCGAGGTGGCGCTGGACGACGGCACGCTGGAGCGCGCCGCGGTGCCGTCGGGGGCTTCGACCGGTGAGCACGAGGCGGTCGAGCTCCGGGACGGCGACAGCAAGCGCTACCTGGGCAAGGGCGTCGAGAAGGCGGTCACCGCGGTCCTCGACGAGATCGGGCCGGAGCTGGTCGGCATCGAGGCCGTCGAGCAGCGCGTGGTGGACCAGAAGCTGGTCGACCTGGACGGCACGCCCGACAAGTCCCGCCTGGGCGCGAACGCCATCCTCGGCGTGTCGCTCGCGGTGGCGAAGGCGGCGGCGGCCTCCAGCGGCCTGGAGCTGTTCCGCTACGTGGGCGGCCCGAACGCGCACGTCCTGCCGGTGCCGATGCTGAACATCCTCAACGGTGGCGCGCACGCCGACACCGACGTGGACATCCAGGAGTTCATGATCGCCCCGATCGGCGCGGACTCCTTCCGCGAGGCCCTGCGCTGGGGCACCGAGGTCTACCACGCGCTCAAGTCCGTGCTGAAGAGCAAGGGCCTGGCCACCGGCCTGGGCGACGAGGGCGGCTTCGCGCCGAACCTGTCCAGCAACCGCGACGCGCTGGACCTGATCCTCCAGGCGATCGAGAAGGCCGGCTACACCCCGGGCCGCGACGTCGCGCTGGCCCTGGACGTGGCCGCCACCGAGTTCTTCTCCGACGGCGCCTACACGTTCGAGAAGACCAAGCGCAGCGCCGAGCAGATGACCGGCTACTACACCGAGCTGGTCAACTCCTACCCGCTGGTGTCCATCGAGGACCCGCTGTCCGAGGACGACTGGGACGGCTGGGTGCAGATGACCGCCGAGCTGGGCGAGAAGGTGCAGCTGGTGGGCGACGACCTGTTCGTCACCAACCCGGAGCGCCTGGAGGAGGGCATCTCCCGCCGCGCCGCGAACGCGCTGCTGGTGAAGGTCAACCAGATCGGCACGCTGTCGGAGACCCTGGACGCGGTGTCGCTGGCCACCTCCTACGGCTACAAGTCGATGATGTCCCACCGGTCCGGCGAGACCGAGGACACCACCATCGCGGACCTCGCGGTGGCGACCGGCGTCGGCCAGATCAAGACCGGCGCGCCGGCCCGCGGCGAGCGGACGGCGAAGTACAACCAGCTCCTGCGGATCGAGGAGGCCCTGGGCGACGCGGCGCGCTACGCCGGCGACCTGGCCTTCCCGCGGTTCACGCCGGAGAGCTGA
- a CDS encoding type II toxin-antitoxin system RelE family toxin encodes MKYSFRFTSAAQRQLRSIERATAMRILAALTELGDDPYREDADVKKLSGPSGLYRLRVGNYRVAYQVLDGELLILVVRVGNRREVHRRISSAGAAGPPVR; translated from the coding sequence GTGAAGTACTCGTTCCGGTTCACCTCGGCGGCACAACGACAGCTCCGCTCGATCGAGCGTGCGACCGCCATGCGCATCCTCGCCGCGCTGACCGAGCTCGGGGACGACCCGTACCGCGAAGACGCCGACGTCAAGAAGCTCAGCGGCCCGTCCGGCCTGTACCGCCTGCGGGTCGGCAACTACCGCGTGGCCTACCAGGTGCTGGACGGCGAACTGCTCATCCTCGTCGTCAGGGTCGGCAACCGCCGCGAGGTCCACCGCCGCATCTCCAGCGCGGGGGCGGCTGGGCCGCCGGTCAGGTGA
- a CDS encoding DUF501 domain-containing protein gives MTVSDEDKAIVAEQLGRTPRGMRAVAARCPSGHPAVVQTSPRLPDGTPFPTLYYLTCPRLNSLVSRLESAGVMKEMTDRLATDEQLAQHYLRAHESYLAERDAIEPLGTTVTAGGMPGRVKCLHVHVAHALAAGPGVNPFGDEALALLADEWPSGNCASKVKN, from the coding sequence ATGACGGTGAGCGACGAGGACAAGGCGATCGTCGCCGAGCAGCTGGGACGCACCCCGCGCGGCATGCGGGCCGTGGCGGCGCGGTGCCCCAGCGGGCACCCGGCGGTCGTGCAGACCAGTCCCCGCCTCCCCGACGGCACCCCGTTCCCGACCCTGTACTACCTGACCTGCCCGCGCCTGAACTCCCTCGTCAGCCGGCTGGAGAGCGCCGGCGTGATGAAGGAGATGACCGATCGGCTGGCGACGGATGAACAGTTGGCGCAGCACTACCTCCGCGCCCACGAGTCGTACTTGGCTGAGCGGGACGCGATCGAACCGCTGGGCACGACGGTCACCGCGGGCGGCATGCCGGGCCGGGTGAAGTGCCTCCACGTCCACGTGGCGCACGCGCTGGCCGCCGGTCCGGGGGTGAACCCCTTCGGCGACGAGGCCCTCGCGCTGCTCGCCGACGAGTGGCCGAGCGGGAATTGCGCGTCAAAGGTGAAAAACTGA
- a CDS encoding type II toxin-antitoxin system Phd/YefM family antitoxin produces MSEDAVTVREARAHLADHINRAEHGDSTVITRNGVPVAALVPIADFNALEEAADELLAREAEAVLAEGGPTVTMAELLADLFEDRGEGTG; encoded by the coding sequence ATGAGCGAGGACGCCGTGACAGTGCGCGAAGCTCGTGCCCACCTTGCGGATCACATCAACCGTGCCGAACACGGTGACTCGACGGTGATCACGCGCAACGGTGTCCCGGTCGCCGCCCTCGTTCCCATCGCCGACTTCAACGCGCTGGAAGAGGCGGCGGACGAACTGCTGGCGCGGGAGGCCGAAGCAGTGCTGGCCGAAGGTGGCCCGACCGTGACGATGGCCGAGCTGCTGGCCGACCTGTTCGAAGACCGCGGCGAAGGCACGGGGTGA
- a CDS encoding FtsB family cell division protein, whose amino-acid sequence MARSGGFGRSGESGRRPSKAAQARAAAQAARAAARAARPQSKARSREGTGGAFGMTGTRRAALLAMVVCALALSIAVPLRTYLAQREELREVTASQETLRAEVSQLEQRKQELADPAHLEAEARRRLHYVRPGETPYVVQLPGDAERKLEDERPATAPAADKAWYEQLWDSVAAR is encoded by the coding sequence GTGGCGCGCTCGGGCGGCTTCGGCAGGTCCGGTGAGAGCGGGCGGCGGCCGAGCAAGGCGGCGCAGGCCCGGGCGGCGGCGCAGGCGGCTCGTGCGGCGGCTCGTGCGGCGCGGCCACAGTCCAAGGCGCGGAGCCGGGAGGGTACCGGCGGCGCGTTCGGCATGACCGGCACCCGGCGGGCGGCGCTGCTGGCGATGGTGGTGTGCGCGCTCGCCCTGAGCATCGCGGTGCCGTTGCGGACCTACCTCGCCCAGCGCGAGGAGTTGCGGGAGGTGACCGCGTCGCAGGAGACCCTGCGTGCGGAGGTCTCCCAGCTGGAGCAGCGCAAGCAGGAGCTCGCGGACCCGGCCCACCTGGAGGCCGAGGCGCGCAGGCGACTGCACTACGTCCGTCCCGGGGAGACGCCGTACGTGGTGCAGCTGCCCGGCGACGCGGAGCGAAAACTGGAAGACGAGCGGCCGGCCACGGCGCCGGCGGCGGACAAGGCCTGGTACGAGCAACTGTGGGATTCGGTGGCGGCGCGATGA
- a CDS encoding lytic transglycosylase domain-containing protein: MAVPKRRGRKRKALRQATLTPRQWGLAATATCAMLVPALLHTTAGIDWVNISGRSDIEAVPPGPGDVLGSMSDAGALGVNGRLPEADELSAALLAEAADPSEFGDNLSPLDGLDGETAAGQLGIPGVMLDAYMKAANRLAATTPGCKLHWSLLAGIGRIESGHARGGRVDAAGNTVHPILGPVLNGGPGMAAIRDTDGGRYDGDSTWDRAVGPMQFIPSTWAGYAADGNGDGDTNPNNVYDATVGAGNYLCAGGANLEDPQGRARAVFRYNHSEEYVRTVLYWADAYAHGVTPLPGLIGSDDDFTPVTSPGYPGYPGQPGTPGQPGTPGQPGSTNPPSSSTSTSPTTTTPGTSPTTITLVPSPSCPTTTTPTTTPSTTPTTPTSTTPPAPGCTTTTTPSTTTPSTSTSEASTPPASTSEQSTAPQTSASSVEQTSPAGTTDAGTTTRSEDTTSSTADSTSADSTSPTTTSSMKPA; the protein is encoded by the coding sequence GTGGCTGTGCCGAAGCGACGGGGACGCAAGCGCAAAGCACTACGTCAGGCCACGCTGACGCCCCGCCAGTGGGGCCTCGCGGCGACCGCGACGTGCGCGATGCTCGTCCCGGCCCTGCTGCACACCACGGCGGGCATCGACTGGGTCAACATCTCCGGCCGCTCGGACATCGAGGCCGTCCCGCCGGGTCCGGGTGACGTGCTGGGCAGCATGAGCGACGCGGGCGCGCTGGGCGTCAACGGCCGCCTCCCCGAGGCGGACGAGCTGAGCGCCGCGCTGCTGGCCGAGGCCGCCGACCCGTCCGAGTTCGGCGACAACCTGTCCCCGCTGGACGGCCTGGACGGCGAGACCGCGGCGGGCCAGCTCGGCATCCCGGGCGTCATGCTCGACGCGTACATGAAGGCCGCGAACCGCCTCGCCGCCACCACGCCCGGCTGCAAGCTGCACTGGTCGCTGCTGGCGGGCATCGGCCGCATCGAGTCCGGTCACGCCCGCGGCGGGCGCGTGGACGCCGCCGGCAACACCGTGCACCCGATCCTGGGCCCGGTCCTCAACGGCGGTCCGGGCATGGCGGCCATCCGCGACACCGACGGCGGCCGGTACGACGGCGACAGCACGTGGGACCGGGCCGTGGGTCCGATGCAGTTCATCCCGTCCACGTGGGCCGGGTACGCCGCGGACGGCAACGGCGACGGCGACACCAACCCGAACAACGTCTACGACGCCACCGTGGGCGCGGGCAACTACCTGTGCGCGGGCGGCGCGAACCTGGAGGACCCGCAGGGGCGGGCGCGGGCGGTGTTCCGCTACAACCACTCCGAGGAGTACGTGCGGACGGTCCTGTACTGGGCCGACGCGTACGCCCACGGCGTGACCCCGCTGCCGGGCCTGATCGGCTCGGACGACGACTTCACCCCGGTCACCAGCCCCGGCTACCCCGGCTACCCCGGTCAGCCGGGCACCCCGGGCCAGCCGGGGACGCCGGGCCAGCCGGGCAGCACGAACCCGCCGTCGTCGTCGACCTCGACCTCGCCGACCACCACGACGCCGGGCACCTCGCCGACGACGATCACCCTGGTGCCGTCGCCGTCCTGCCCGACCACGACGACGCCGACCACCACCCCGAGCACGACGCCGACCACGCCGACGAGCACCACCCCGCCGGCGCCGGGCTGCACGACGACCACGACCCCGTCGACCACCACGCCGTCCACGTCGACCAGCGAGGCCTCGACGCCGCCGGCGAGCACGTCCGAGCAGTCGACCGCGCCCCAGACCAGCGCGTCGTCCGTGGAGCAGACCAGCCCGGCCGGCACGACGGACGCGGGCACCACCACCCGCTCCGAGGACACGACGTCGTCCACGGCGGACTCGACCTCCGCGGACTCCACGTCCCCCACGACCACGTCGAGCATGAAGCCCGCGTAA